A genomic region of Oncorhynchus mykiss isolate Arlee chromosome 2, USDA_OmykA_1.1, whole genome shotgun sequence contains the following coding sequences:
- the LOC110488976 gene encoding four and a half LIM domains protein 3 isoform X1, with protein MSGDTAREVGFDCQVAKVHSTADITSGMEQVTMSDRFDCDNCKESLYGRKYIQADGGEGDNPYCIPCYDSLFANTCDECKELIGHDARELFYEDRHYHEHCFRCFRCDRSLADEPFTSQDEALLCNDCYCNEFSSKCVACDKTVMPGTRKLEYGGSTWHEGCFICHSCEQPIGSKSFIPDKDEHYCVSCYEDKFAPRCTRCKKALAKGGVTYRDEPWHKECFVCSGCKVQLAGQHFTSREDNPYCLKCFGSLYSKKCEACSKPITGFGGGKYISFEERQWHQPCFTCTECSVSLVGAGFFPNGDQILCRDCNTNSNL; from the exons GGATGGAACAAGTCACAATGAGCGACCGGTTCGACTGCGACAACTGCAAGGAGTCCCTATACGGACGCAAGTACATCCAGgcagatgggggagagggggacaacCCCTACTGCATCCCCTGTTACGACAGCCTGTTCGCCAACACCTGCGACGAGTGCAAGGAGCTAATAGGCCATGACGCCAGG GAGCTGTTCTACGAGGACCGGCACTACCACGAGCACTGTTTCCGTTGTTTCCGCTGTGACCGCTCGCTGGCGGACGAGCCCTTCACCAGCCAGGACGAGGCGCTGCTGTGTAACGACTGCTACTGCAATGAGTTCTCATCCAAGTGTGTGGCCTGCGACAAGACCGTCATGCCAG GCACAAGGAAGTTGGAGTATGGTGGCTCCACATGGCACGAGGGATGTTTCATCTGCCACAGCTGTGAGCAGCCCATCGGCTCCAAGTCCTTCATCCCAGACAAGGATGAACACTACTGTGTGTCCTGCTATGAGGACAAGTTCGCCCCGCGCTGCACCCGCTGCAAAAAG gcCCTGGCTAAAGGGGGCGTGACGTATCGGGATGAGCCGTGGCACAAGGAGTGTTTTGTGTGTTCGGGCTGCAAGGTGCAGCTGGCAGGGCAGCACTTCACCTCGCGCGAAGACAACCCCTACTGCCTCAAGTGCTTCGGCAGCCTATACTCCAAGAAGTGTGAGGCATGCAGCAAGCCTATCACAG GTTTTGGCGGAGGGAAGTACATCTCGTTTGAGGAGCGCCAGTGGCACCAGCCCTGCTTCACCTGCACAGAGTGCTCGGTCTCTCTGGTGGGGGCGGGCTTCTTCCCCAATGGAGACCAGATCCTGTGTCGCGACTGCAACACCAATAGCAATCTATag
- the LOC110488976 gene encoding four and a half LIM domains protein 3 isoform X2, whose product MEQVTMSDRFDCDNCKESLYGRKYIQADGGEGDNPYCIPCYDSLFANTCDECKELIGHDARELFYEDRHYHEHCFRCFRCDRSLADEPFTSQDEALLCNDCYCNEFSSKCVACDKTVMPGTRKLEYGGSTWHEGCFICHSCEQPIGSKSFIPDKDEHYCVSCYEDKFAPRCTRCKKALAKGGVTYRDEPWHKECFVCSGCKVQLAGQHFTSREDNPYCLKCFGSLYSKKCEACSKPITGFGGGKYISFEERQWHQPCFTCTECSVSLVGAGFFPNGDQILCRDCNTNSNL is encoded by the exons ATGGAACAAGTCACAATGAGCGACCGGTTCGACTGCGACAACTGCAAGGAGTCCCTATACGGACGCAAGTACATCCAGgcagatgggggagagggggacaacCCCTACTGCATCCCCTGTTACGACAGCCTGTTCGCCAACACCTGCGACGAGTGCAAGGAGCTAATAGGCCATGACGCCAGG GAGCTGTTCTACGAGGACCGGCACTACCACGAGCACTGTTTCCGTTGTTTCCGCTGTGACCGCTCGCTGGCGGACGAGCCCTTCACCAGCCAGGACGAGGCGCTGCTGTGTAACGACTGCTACTGCAATGAGTTCTCATCCAAGTGTGTGGCCTGCGACAAGACCGTCATGCCAG GCACAAGGAAGTTGGAGTATGGTGGCTCCACATGGCACGAGGGATGTTTCATCTGCCACAGCTGTGAGCAGCCCATCGGCTCCAAGTCCTTCATCCCAGACAAGGATGAACACTACTGTGTGTCCTGCTATGAGGACAAGTTCGCCCCGCGCTGCACCCGCTGCAAAAAG gcCCTGGCTAAAGGGGGCGTGACGTATCGGGATGAGCCGTGGCACAAGGAGTGTTTTGTGTGTTCGGGCTGCAAGGTGCAGCTGGCAGGGCAGCACTTCACCTCGCGCGAAGACAACCCCTACTGCCTCAAGTGCTTCGGCAGCCTATACTCCAAGAAGTGTGAGGCATGCAGCAAGCCTATCACAG GTTTTGGCGGAGGGAAGTACATCTCGTTTGAGGAGCGCCAGTGGCACCAGCCCTGCTTCACCTGCACAGAGTGCTCGGTCTCTCTGGTGGGGGCGGGCTTCTTCCCCAATGGAGACCAGATCCTGTGTCGCGACTGCAACACCAATAGCAATCTATag